The sequence below is a genomic window from Proteus vulgaris.
GCATATTCATAAAATTGCTTTTCCACCTGTGACAGATCCGGTGATTGTGACAGAGGGCGAGTGGCTTAAATCGCTAAAGCGCTATCCTTTTGAAGTACAAAGCTTGCCAAGCGCATCATTTAATTTAATTCAGCAAGTTGGACGTCTTATTCGTAGTCATCATTGTCACGGTGAAATAGTGATTTATGACAGACGCTTGCTAACAAAAAATTATGGTTCGCGTTTATTAACTGCGTTACCTATTTTCCCTATTTATCAACCTGAGATGCCTAAAGAGAAATAATTTTTTATTAAAAACAACATATCTTACCTTATGGTTAAATATATTTAATCATTCTCTTGTTATTTTTAGGTGTTAATGTATCTAATATTATTAACTTGTATTTTTTATGAATCTTATTAATATTTAGGAAATAAAAATATATCATATTTAAAATATAATAATTAATTCACATAAATTAATACAATTATAACAAAATAAATATTTGTATAATAATATACTTATTTTTATTAATTTAGAAAAAGTGCATATTTTATTTAGATATTATTCATGTGATATTTTTCTAATTATATATTTTTTATTAAACATTACGCAATAATCCTTTTTTTATTTAGTTAAGATAAATGCTCAATAAATTTATAAAAAATAACAAGGCTTGTAGTTAGTTGATTTTTAATCATTTTTTATTCTAATTTGTTTGGTTTTTTATCATTTCTTCATAGGGATGTTTTTATGGAATTATTTTTATTTTGATATGTGTCAATAAAATTAATTATATTTAATTAATAAGGTTGTAAGCTGTTTTTTTTTAATTTCTCTTCAGTACAATATCTCTCATAAACACCCTGTCACTTATTGAATTAAAAAAATCTCTCCTGATTTTCTTAAATGAAACGATGATTGCTGATAGGGTGTTTTTACATAAAAAATTCATTTCACATTAAATCGATACTTATCTTAAGTGTTGGTTTTTTTATTAATGAAATAATACAAATATTTTTAACAAAAAATAAGTTTCAACTCTTTATATATTATTACCTTTAAACGGTAATTTTATTTATATATTAAAGCAGGAGCATTGCAAAAAATGAAATCTATTCTTCCTACAAAAGAAGAAAGTGACGAGAAATTATTATCTCGGCGCTCTTTCTTTTCATTTGCTGGAAAGGTAAGCCTTGCCGCTGGGGTAACCGCTGTCACAGCGGGATGTGATGGTAATATTTCTGGCGGTACAGGTTGGGTTCCTGAGCAATATAATGCGAAAGGCACTTTTCCGGTTCAAGTAAGAGGTCGCATTCCTATTGATCCTAACAACGTTGCCATTTGTCGTGATGACAAAAAATGTATTTTATGTGGCCAATGCGTTGAAGTATGTGAAAAAGTACAAACCGTAATGGGAAACTATGATTTACCGTTAATTGATAGCGTTCCTTGTATCGATTGTGGTCAATGTACTCTTTGGTGTCCAACAGGAGCAATAACAGAAGTTGATGACACAGATAAGGTTATTCGAGCGTTATTAGATCCAACCTTGCATGTTGTTGTACAAACAGCGCCAGCAACAAGAGTTGCATTAGGTGAAGAGTTTGGTATGCAACCCGGTGAAGACATTGAATTACTTCAAGTGGCGGCACTTAGAAAACTAGGTTTTGATAAAGTTTTTGATACTAACTTCTCCGCTGATTTAACCATTATGGAAGAAGCCACCGAATTACTGCAACGAATTCAAAATAATGGTGTATTGCCTCAATTTACTTCTTGTTCACCAGGTTGGGTTAAATTTTGTGAAATGTTTTACCCTGAATTAATTCCTAATCTCTCCTCTGCAAAATCCCCGATGACAATGCTGGGTTCGATGATAAAAACGTATTACGCCAAAGAACAAGATATCGATCCTAGTAAAATTGTTTCTGTTGCCATTATGCCGTGTACAGCTAAAAAATCAGAAGCGGCTCGCCCTGAAATGAATGGCGCAAGTGTGTTATGGGAAAAACCAGATCTTCGTGATGTCGATATCGTTCTAACAACAAGAGAACTCGCAAGATTAATCAAAAGCCACAATATCGATTTAACTTCACTTCAACCTGCAAACTATGACCGTCTTATGTCTGAATATAGTGGTGCTGGTGCCATTTTCGGTGTAACCGGCGGTGTTATGGAAGCTGCGGTTAGAACCAGTTACTACTTTATTACAGGTGAAAGACCACCAGAACCTCTATTTAATTTACAACCAGTGCGCGGATTAGAAGGCATTAAAGAAGCGTCTGTGAGTATACCGGGTGTAGGTGAAATTCGTGTCGCAGTCTGTTCTGGTATGGGAAATGCTCGCCCCGTTTTAGAAGCCATTCAAAATGGGGAAAAATCATGGCATTTCGTTGAGTTTATGGGATGTCCTGGAGGATGTATTGCGGGTGGCGGCCAACCTCGCTCGGCATTACCGCCTTCCGATGAAATTCGAGCATTACGTATGAAAGCGCTGTATAGCAAAGATGAACGCGCCACAATCCGCTTGAGTTATGAAAACAGTGAAATTCAAAGTATTTATAAACAATTTTTAGGCGAACCTTGTGGTGAACGTGCTCACCAATTGCTTCATACGCATTATCAAGATCGCAGTATTCATTTTAATAAAAAGAAAGCTTAAAGATTGAGGAAACACATTATGTCTAAAGGTGTATTAGTCGATCTTACTAAGTGTATCGGCTGCGGTAGTTGTACAGTTGCATGTAAAATGTACAACGAAAATAAATGGATAGAAGATAGACAACCTACCAGTGGCGAAAATGCAAAATTAGCAGATGAAAACTGGACGGTGATAAAAACAGTTACTGTTGAAAAAGAAGATAAAGCGGTTTGGCGTTACGTTAAAGAGCAATGCTTCCACTGTATTGATCCTGCGTGTGCTTCGGCATGTTTTGCAAAAGCATTTCAAAAAACGCCAGCTGGACCTGTGGTTTACTATCCTGATCTCTGTGTGGGATGCCGTTATTGTATGGTGGCATGCCCATTTGATATTCCTAAATATGAATGGGAAAAATCGCTTCCTTATGTCACTAAATGCATGATGTGTTCTTCTCGTGTTGAAGAAGGACAATCTCCAGCTTGTGTCGCAGTATGTCCAACTCAAGCTTTAGTTTTTGGTGATAGAGAAACCTTATTAGAAAAAGCGAAAGAAACTATTTCGAATAATCCTAATTATGTTCAGCACATTTATGGTGAAAAGGAAGTTGGAGGAACGGAATGGCTCTACATTTCTGATGTGCCATTTAAAGATCTTGGATTTAAAACAGGATTAACTGAAAAACCACTCTCTTCTTACACTTCTGATTTTATGAAATATACACCAATTGCAGGAGCAACTTGGGCGGTGATCCTCGGCGGTATCGCGATGTTTAATCACCGAAAAGATAGAGTCAGTCACGATGAGCAATTACATCAAGAACAGAAGAAAAATGGCAAGGATGATGAAACAAGGAGATCAGAATGAGTGTTATCGATAATACGACCAGCTTTGGTAAGTGGCGTTTTCCTATGACACCTGTACGCTGGGTACTTGTTGTCATTAGTTTGATTGCCGTCGGACTTATTTTATTTCGTTTAGTCACTGGATTGGGATTAGTAACCAATCTTAATGATGAGTGGCCTTGGGGTCTTTGGATCTCGTTTGACGTGATGTGTGGTGTGGCGTTGGCCGGTGGGGGATATGGTACTGCATTGATTGTTTATGTTTTTAAACAAGAACAATTTTCAAGTATTGCGCGCAGTGCTGCATTAACCTCATTAATTGGTTATTTATTGGTGATGGTAGGGCTTTTCCTTGATATTGGGCAGTGGTGGAATTTTTGGCGTCCATTAGTTTCTCAAGGGCATAGTTCAGTGCTTTTTGAAGTCTTTATTTGTGTTTCTGTTTATACCAGTGTGCAATTAATTGAATTTGGCGAAGTCGCAACTGAGCGTATCGGGCGTAAATACCATCAATTTTTCCGCAAAATATTACCTGTATTATTGGTGATTGGTATTGCTATTCCATCGATGCATCAATCATCACTCGGGGCGCTTTATTTATTAATGGTAGATAAATTACATCCATTGTGGTGGTCGCCAATTATCTTCTTTCAATTTTTAATATCGTCATTTTTTGTTGGCCCTGCAATGATAGCGGTTGAAACTGCATTAGCAGGTAGAGCATTTAATCATAAAGTTCCTATGTCTGTATTAAGTGGATTAATTCGAATTTCAGGTTATGCAATGCTTGTTTATTTGGCTCTAAAATTTGGCAGTATTATTGCTGAAGGTAAAGTGAGTTACCTTTTTGAAGGCAGTTTTGAATCTTTATTCTTTTGGATTGAAGTCGGTTTTGGCGTTATTGTTCCACTGATTATCTGCTTTTCTCCATTAATAAAACGTCGTCGTTGGTTGGTTACATTTGGTGCACTAGTGGCTTCTGGCGTTATTTTAAATCGCTATAACGTTGTGGTGACAGGTATGGTTACATCAACGGGTGTATCTTATTGGCCATCATTACCAGAATTAACTATCACTATTGGTCTTGTTGCGATGGGTGTTCTTGCATATTTATTTATCTGTGAGAATTTCCGTATTATCGAACATGATGAAGCCAACCATTAACGTATTAAATGCCCAATTCAACGTTGGGCATTTTTATTAACGATAAGTAGAACAATAAATATGCCTATTTTAAAAAAGACCTTATGGTTTATTTCATCTTCTTTGCTTTCGATAACAACAATATTTAATTATGCTCAATCGAATGAGAGTAAACCTGAACGTATAATTGTGAGTGGTTCAAAAGCAGAGAATATCTCTAATCATACTTATAATGTTGAAGCTGAAAAAATAAGTAATATTGCCGGCGGAACAAATTTAATTACCGTAGATAAGAAAAATCGTTTATTAACACTTAATGATGCATTAAAAAACCAACCCGGCGTTGTTATACAAAGTTTATTTGGCGGATTAGATCAACCTCGTTTAAGTATTAGGGGATCAGGTGTTCAAAGTGCACCGCTTTCCAGAGGGATATTATTATTACAAGATGGTTTACCGCTTAATGAAGCGGATGGCAGTTTTCATTCCAGTCTGATTGATGTGCGCGATGTGCAATTTGTGAGTATTCGTCGGGGAGCTAACAGTACTCAATTACAAAGTAATAATTTAGGGGGGGAGCTCGATTTTATTACTTACACAGGAAAAGATAGCCATAATCAATTACGTTATGAGCAAGGCTCTTTTGGACGCCAAGGTATGCAAATGGCATTAGGCGGAGATAGTGAAAATCATCCGATTGATGCCAGAATAAGCCTAAGCTATGACCACTATGATGGTTATCGTGAGCATTCAGCTTCTCAGCGTAAAGCAATGCGTTCAACATTGGGTTATACATTAGGTAATTTTGAAAACAGAACGTGGATCAATTGGACAGATTTACGTTTTGATGTTCCAGGCCCTGCAACCTCACAAATGCTTGAGGATGATCCTAAAGCGGTATTACCTGCAATTAAGAAAAAAGATCCTCATAGAAATGTTGAGCAATTACGTATAGCCAATAAATCGACATGGAACAGTGGTGCGCACGATATCCAATTTGGCTGGTGGTATTCACAAACACACGATAATTTTAAAACGCCTAGCCATTATCAATTTGTAAATTATTACACTAAAGGGGCTCAGCTTAATTATAAATTAGAGACAGAGCTTATTAGCTATCGTACCGCATTGGCTTGGGATCATTCGGTAATGAAAGATGATATC
It includes:
- the nrfD gene encoding NrfD/PsrC family molybdoenzyme membrane anchor subunit, with protein sequence MSVIDNTTSFGKWRFPMTPVRWVLVVISLIAVGLILFRLVTGLGLVTNLNDEWPWGLWISFDVMCGVALAGGGYGTALIVYVFKQEQFSSIARSAALTSLIGYLLVMVGLFLDIGQWWNFWRPLVSQGHSSVLFEVFICVSVYTSVQLIEFGEVATERIGRKYHQFFRKILPVLLVIGIAIPSMHQSSLGALYLLMVDKLHPLWWSPIIFFQFLISSFFVGPAMIAVETALAGRAFNHKVPMSVLSGLIRISGYAMLVYLALKFGSIIAEGKVSYLFEGSFESLFFWIEVGFGVIVPLIICFSPLIKRRRWLVTFGALVASGVILNRYNVVVTGMVTSTGVSYWPSLPELTITIGLVAMGVLAYLFICENFRIIEHDEANH
- a CDS encoding 4Fe-4S dicluster domain-containing protein — its product is MSKGVLVDLTKCIGCGSCTVACKMYNENKWIEDRQPTSGENAKLADENWTVIKTVTVEKEDKAVWRYVKEQCFHCIDPACASACFAKAFQKTPAGPVVYYPDLCVGCRYCMVACPFDIPKYEWEKSLPYVTKCMMCSSRVEEGQSPACVAVCPTQALVFGDRETLLEKAKETISNNPNYVQHIYGEKEVGGTEWLYISDVPFKDLGFKTGLTEKPLSSYTSDFMKYTPIAGATWAVILGGIAMFNHRKDRVSHDEQLHQEQKKNGKDDETRRSE
- a CDS encoding TonB-dependent receptor family protein; the protein is MPILKKTLWFISSSLLSITTIFNYAQSNESKPERIIVSGSKAENISNHTYNVEAEKISNIAGGTNLITVDKKNRLLTLNDALKNQPGVVIQSLFGGLDQPRLSIRGSGVQSAPLSRGILLLQDGLPLNEADGSFHSSLIDVRDVQFVSIRRGANSTQLQSNNLGGELDFITYTGKDSHNQLRYEQGSFGRQGMQMALGGDSENHPIDARISLSYDHYDGYREHSASQRKAMRSTLGYTLGNFENRTWINWTDLRFDVPGPATSQMLEDDPKAVLPAIKKKDPHRNVEQLRIANKSTWNSGAHDIQFGWWYSQTHDNFKTPSHYQFVNYYTKGAQLNYKLETELISYRTALAWDHSVMKDDIEKNPKGWLGRFDGRAENIYASLGAGIHITNSVLVNLDLKGTHAKRDLFSSHNQLDQSFNFLTPKVGLIWYPNYQTRLFANVSMSHEPASFNDIINPKVPLNKVNLLKLSPQKATSFEIGSDMELTDNISWSAVIYRSLIKDEYITSHDTDGNIVDVYNYPAKTRHQGVELGLNAIQPLPMGDILYRATWTYNDFRFMGGEYNRKYIAGVPRNLISGEVYYQLNGLRFGPTVYWSPTSVAVDHGNHFNIQKSKPYALLGFNTHYQYDNQWSTYLNLDNITNKHYAASTLANPTVKKSDALLFPGNGFSVNAGVVYKF
- a CDS encoding [FeFe] hydrogenase, group A, which gives rise to MKSILPTKEESDEKLLSRRSFFSFAGKVSLAAGVTAVTAGCDGNISGGTGWVPEQYNAKGTFPVQVRGRIPIDPNNVAICRDDKKCILCGQCVEVCEKVQTVMGNYDLPLIDSVPCIDCGQCTLWCPTGAITEVDDTDKVIRALLDPTLHVVVQTAPATRVALGEEFGMQPGEDIELLQVAALRKLGFDKVFDTNFSADLTIMEEATELLQRIQNNGVLPQFTSCSPGWVKFCEMFYPELIPNLSSAKSPMTMLGSMIKTYYAKEQDIDPSKIVSVAIMPCTAKKSEAARPEMNGASVLWEKPDLRDVDIVLTTRELARLIKSHNIDLTSLQPANYDRLMSEYSGAGAIFGVTGGVMEAAVRTSYYFITGERPPEPLFNLQPVRGLEGIKEASVSIPGVGEIRVAVCSGMGNARPVLEAIQNGEKSWHFVEFMGCPGGCIAGGGQPRSALPPSDEIRALRMKALYSKDERATIRLSYENSEIQSIYKQFLGEPCGERAHQLLHTHYQDRSIHFNKKKA